The Thermosynechococcus sp. genome has a segment encoding these proteins:
- a CDS encoding glycosyltransferase family 1 protein — MRIALFTETFLPKIDGIVTRLCQTVRHLQRNGHQVLVVAPEGGLDHYEGARIYGVSGFPLPLYPELKLALPRPAIGKALEAFEPDLIHVANPAVLGLAGLYYAQKFQLPLVASYHTHLPQYLKYYGLGFLEELLWFLLRWGHNRAQLNLCTSTAMVAELKAHGIRHLDLWQRGVDVELFHPQRQSQEMRHFLSQGHPEAPLLLYVGRLSAEKEIEQIKPILEQIPQARLALVGNGPHREALEKHFAGTPTHFVGYLRGERLAAAFASADVFVFPSRTETLGLVLLEAMAAGCPVVAANSGGIPDIVTDGVNGFLFDPADPTGAITACQRLFDSPGDRETLRQNARQEAERWSWAAATQQLEQYYQSVLSVPQRDVALSH; from the coding sequence ATGCGGATCGCGCTATTTACTGAGACATTTCTACCCAAAATTGACGGCATTGTTACCCGTTTGTGTCAAACTGTGCGACATCTGCAACGGAATGGCCATCAGGTGCTAGTGGTGGCTCCCGAGGGCGGGTTAGACCATTACGAAGGCGCGCGCATCTATGGTGTCTCCGGTTTTCCCCTCCCATTGTATCCTGAACTCAAATTAGCCCTGCCGCGACCCGCTATTGGCAAAGCCCTAGAGGCCTTTGAGCCCGATCTGATCCATGTGGCCAACCCAGCTGTCTTGGGCTTGGCCGGTCTGTACTATGCCCAGAAATTCCAATTGCCCTTGGTGGCCTCTTACCACACCCACTTGCCCCAATACCTGAAGTATTATGGCTTGGGTTTTCTGGAGGAGCTCCTCTGGTTCCTCTTGCGCTGGGGCCATAACCGCGCCCAACTCAACCTGTGTACCTCAACGGCCATGGTGGCAGAGCTTAAAGCCCATGGGATTCGCCATCTGGATCTCTGGCAGCGGGGAGTGGATGTGGAATTGTTTCATCCCCAACGCCAAAGTCAGGAAATGCGCCACTTTCTCAGCCAAGGGCATCCAGAAGCACCCTTGCTGCTCTACGTCGGTCGTCTCTCTGCTGAAAAGGAAATTGAGCAAATTAAGCCAATTCTTGAGCAAATTCCCCAGGCACGGCTGGCTCTGGTGGGCAATGGCCCCCATCGCGAGGCCCTGGAAAAACACTTTGCGGGGACGCCCACCCATTTTGTCGGCTATCTGCGCGGGGAACGCTTGGCGGCGGCCTTTGCCTCGGCGGATGTCTTTGTCTTTCCCTCGCGCACGGAAACCCTTGGCTTGGTTCTTTTAGAAGCAATGGCGGCGGGCTGTCCGGTGGTGGCTGCCAATAGTGGGGGAATTCCCGATATTGTCACCGATGGCGTGAATGGGTTTTTGTTTGATCCAGCAGATCCTACAGGAGCCATTACTGCCTGTCAGCGCCTCTTTGACTCTCCGGGCGATCGCGAGACCCTACGCCAAAATGCCCGCCAAGAAGCCGAACGCTGGAGCTGGGCGGCCGCCACGCAGCAACTAGAGCAGTACTACCAGTCGGTTTTGTCAGTTCCCCAGCG